One genomic window of Polyangium aurulentum includes the following:
- a CDS encoding protein kinase domain-containing protein → MLPERIPELIASRYRVIHPIGEGNMGTVYLVEHVYTGEELAMKVLQAHVGANAKLVKRFKREAWLPARIRSDHVVRVIDADISPELNGAPFLVMELLRGADLETYLQRQGKVAPAEVVGIFLQVADALGKAHQLGIIHRDLKPENIYLHEHYDGQVIVKVLDFGISKMTGEGLGSIEEASLTRTGAVLGTPLYMPPEQATGDTARIGPPADMWALGLIAFRLLTGGVYWQAQTMAELLVEILTRPMDAPTKRDPSLPAAFDAWFLRSCDRNPKARWDSVLDQVKALAEALGIGLPEKGQEIGRTVLTGKEPIKPEEVHEHAEAPTQRPPPGTVPPPPATMPSGALARSDRERTHTRPSSRRKHEPKPPEREPTIHQAPEPTHSSEPRQIGAGTVLRAGPDMASAEGERRQLTIVSCDLLPTNDLALQLDAQKLREAMKEYEDAFAQVIRSAKGQTAAPLGDGLLAYFGFPIAREDDARRAVGAALEIVEAAQKLNSRQDKIRLDVRVGVHTGLVLAWELTEEANARPNAIAGATPNMAWRLQNLARRNTVLLSGATHRLVRNFYQCTSLGTRTLKGYTQPVETYQVIDERAAVSVMNTNTGRLTPMVGRELELGLMLDRWARVEEGSGQVVLITGEAGIGKSRLTRTFRERLEASPHTWIEMRCLQQSRDRVLHPIIGLVHQLFVLADNDKPEDKVSKLERAMKHYGFPLPEVMPLFGALLGLPVFHRYPPQPMTADEQRHKIQEIIFTAIESLAKKRAVVLMVADLHWADSATLGVLGELGQELPTVPAMMLGTARPGFVPPWPTRSHVSTVTLSRLTPKRVKMMVDEITKGRELPQEVFDQLVEKSDGVPLFVEELTRMLLESGLLEERSGRFELTGPLPPFAIPATLRDSLMARLDRLGSAKRVAQLGAILGREFTYDLIEAVSPLDATTLQRELDRLVEADVLYQRGRPPRATYTFKYVLVQDTAYESLLHSTRQAYHRKIAQVLLQRSMDASQGLDAKEGAKEPAKEPKNGKKRPL, encoded by the coding sequence ATGCTGCCGGAGAGAATTCCCGAGCTCATAGCGTCGCGCTACCGCGTCATCCACCCCATCGGCGAGGGGAACATGGGGACGGTGTACCTGGTGGAGCACGTCTACACCGGCGAAGAGCTGGCGATGAAGGTGCTCCAGGCGCACGTCGGCGCCAACGCGAAGCTCGTCAAGCGCTTCAAGCGCGAGGCGTGGCTTCCCGCCCGGATCCGCAGCGATCACGTGGTGCGCGTGATCGACGCCGACATCTCCCCCGAGCTGAACGGCGCGCCGTTCCTCGTGATGGAGCTATTGCGCGGCGCGGACCTCGAGACGTACCTGCAGCGCCAGGGCAAGGTGGCCCCCGCCGAGGTGGTGGGCATTTTCCTGCAAGTGGCGGACGCGCTCGGAAAGGCGCACCAGCTCGGCATCATCCACCGCGATCTGAAGCCCGAGAACATCTACCTGCACGAGCACTACGACGGGCAGGTGATCGTGAAGGTGCTCGATTTCGGCATCTCGAAGATGACGGGCGAGGGCCTCGGCAGCATCGAGGAGGCGAGCCTGACGCGCACGGGCGCGGTGCTCGGGACGCCGCTCTACATGCCGCCCGAGCAGGCGACGGGAGACACGGCGCGCATCGGACCGCCCGCGGACATGTGGGCGCTCGGGCTCATCGCGTTCCGCCTGCTCACGGGCGGGGTGTACTGGCAGGCGCAGACGATGGCGGAGCTGCTCGTCGAGATCCTGACGCGCCCGATGGACGCGCCGACGAAGCGCGACCCGAGCCTGCCCGCCGCGTTCGACGCGTGGTTCCTGCGCTCCTGCGACCGCAACCCGAAGGCCCGCTGGGACTCGGTGCTCGACCAGGTCAAGGCGCTCGCGGAGGCGCTCGGGATCGGTCTGCCCGAGAAGGGTCAGGAGATCGGCCGCACGGTGCTCACGGGCAAGGAGCCGATCAAGCCCGAAGAGGTGCACGAGCACGCCGAGGCGCCGACGCAGCGCCCGCCGCCCGGCACCGTCCCTCCCCCGCCCGCGACCATGCCCTCGGGCGCGCTCGCGAGGTCGGACCGGGAACGCACGCACACGCGGCCCTCGTCGCGTCGCAAGCACGAGCCCAAGCCGCCCGAGCGCGAGCCGACGATCCACCAGGCGCCCGAGCCGACACACAGCTCGGAGCCGCGGCAGATCGGCGCAGGGACCGTCCTGCGCGCGGGGCCGGACATGGCGAGCGCCGAGGGCGAGCGGCGTCAGCTCACGATCGTCTCGTGCGACCTTTTGCCCACCAACGATCTGGCGTTGCAGCTCGACGCACAGAAGCTACGCGAGGCGATGAAGGAGTACGAGGACGCCTTCGCGCAGGTCATCCGCAGCGCGAAGGGACAGACCGCGGCGCCGCTCGGCGACGGCCTGCTCGCCTACTTCGGATTTCCGATCGCCCGCGAGGACGACGCGCGACGCGCGGTGGGCGCGGCGCTCGAGATCGTCGAGGCGGCGCAGAAGCTGAACAGCCGCCAGGACAAGATCCGCCTCGACGTGCGCGTCGGCGTTCACACGGGCCTCGTGCTCGCCTGGGAGCTGACCGAGGAGGCGAACGCGCGCCCGAACGCCATCGCGGGCGCGACGCCGAACATGGCCTGGCGCCTGCAAAACCTCGCGCGGCGCAACACGGTGCTGCTGAGCGGCGCGACGCACCGGCTCGTGCGCAACTTCTACCAGTGCACGAGCCTCGGCACGCGCACGCTCAAGGGATACACGCAGCCCGTCGAGACCTATCAGGTCATCGACGAGCGCGCGGCCGTGAGCGTGATGAACACGAACACCGGACGGCTCACGCCCATGGTCGGTCGCGAGCTGGAGCTGGGGCTCATGCTCGACAGGTGGGCGCGCGTCGAGGAGGGCTCGGGTCAGGTCGTGCTGATCACGGGCGAGGCGGGCATTGGCAAGTCGCGCCTGACGCGCACGTTCCGCGAGCGGCTCGAGGCCTCGCCGCACACGTGGATCGAGATGCGCTGCCTGCAGCAGTCCCGCGACCGGGTGCTGCACCCGATCATCGGCCTCGTGCACCAGCTCTTCGTGCTCGCCGACAACGACAAACCCGAGGACAAGGTGAGCAAGCTCGAGCGGGCGATGAAGCACTACGGCTTCCCGCTGCCCGAGGTGATGCCGCTCTTCGGCGCGCTGCTCGGCCTGCCGGTCTTCCACCGCTACCCGCCGCAGCCGATGACCGCGGACGAGCAGCGCCACAAGATCCAGGAGATCATCTTCACGGCGATCGAGTCGCTCGCGAAGAAGCGCGCCGTCGTGTTGATGGTGGCCGACCTGCACTGGGCCGACTCGGCGACGCTCGGCGTGCTCGGCGAGCTCGGTCAGGAGCTGCCGACGGTGCCGGCGATGATGCTCGGCACCGCGCGCCCCGGGTTCGTCCCGCCGTGGCCCACGCGCTCGCACGTCAGCACGGTGACCCTGAGCCGCCTCACGCCGAAGCGCGTGAAGATGATGGTCGACGAGATCACGAAGGGCCGCGAGCTGCCGCAGGAGGTCTTCGATCAGCTCGTCGAAAAGTCGGATGGCGTGCCGCTCTTCGTCGAGGAGCTGACGCGCATGCTGCTCGAGTCGGGGCTGCTCGAGGAGCGCAGCGGGCGCTTCGAGCTCACCGGCCCGCTGCCGCCGTTCGCCATCCCCGCGACCTTGCGCGACTCGCTCATGGCGCGGCTCGACAGGCTGGGCTCGGCCAAGCGCGTCGCGCAGCTCGGTGCGATCCTCGGGCGCGAGTTCACCTACGACCTCATCGAGGCGGTGAGCCCGCTCGACGCGACCACGCTGCAGCGCGAGCTCGATCGACTGGTGGAGGCGGACGTGCTCTACCAGCGCGGCCGTCCGCCGCGCGCGACGTACACGTTCAAGTACGTGCTCGTGCAGGACACGGCCTACGAGTCGCTGCTGCACAGCACACGGCAGGCGTACCACCGCAAGATTGCGCAGGTGCTCCTGCAACGATCGATGGACGCCTCGCAGGGCCTCGACGCCAAGGAAGGCGCGAAGGAGCCGGCGAAGGAACCAAAGAACGGCAAGAAGCGTCCCCTTTAG
- a CDS encoding NRDE family protein codes for MCTLLVALKAWSEWPLVIAANRDEKLDRPSRGPFLWDERPRMVAPRDELAGGSWLGLNAKGLFVGITNRAGVAVEANRRSRGALVIEALGAESARALHARLSSMDPRAHNAFHLFYADRGGAFLTVSDGEALTQSELFPGVHVITERSAPPLVSPRARRVLDGWERSIVRQSAPDPEAIAAILGDHDGQPEAPCVHVPDWNYGTRSAAILLLSDELPRSRFFWAEGPPCRTPFEDRSDLLANL; via the coding sequence ATGTGTACCCTCCTCGTCGCCCTCAAGGCCTGGTCCGAATGGCCGCTCGTCATCGCCGCCAACCGTGACGAGAAGCTCGATCGCCCGTCGCGCGGGCCGTTTCTCTGGGATGAACGTCCCCGCATGGTTGCCCCCCGCGACGAGCTGGCCGGCGGGTCCTGGCTCGGGCTGAACGCGAAGGGGCTCTTCGTCGGGATCACCAACCGCGCGGGGGTCGCCGTCGAGGCGAACCGGCGTTCGCGCGGCGCGCTCGTGATCGAAGCCCTCGGCGCCGAGAGCGCCCGCGCCTTGCACGCGCGTCTTTCGAGCATGGACCCGCGGGCCCACAACGCCTTCCACCTCTTCTATGCCGATCGCGGGGGCGCCTTCCTCACGGTCTCGGACGGCGAGGCGCTCACCCAATCCGAGCTGTTCCCCGGCGTGCACGTGATCACCGAGCGAAGCGCTCCTCCGCTCGTCTCCCCCCGCGCCAGGCGCGTGCTCGATGGCTGGGAGCGCTCGATCGTCCGCCAGAGCGCGCCGGATCCGGAGGCGATCGCCGCGATCCTCGGCGATCACGACGGCCAGCCCGAGGCGCCCTGCGTCCACGTGCCGGACTGGAACTACGGCACTCGCTCGGCCGCCATCCTGCTGCTCTCCGACGAGCTCCCCCGCTCGCGCTTCTTCTGGGCCGAGGGCCCCCCCTGCCGCACCCCCTTCGAGGACCGCTCCGACCTCCTCGCCAACCTGTGA
- a CDS encoding acyl-CoA dehydrogenase family protein, translating into MDFGFSPEQEALYTRMRALGATVDAADPDQRLPLLAEGGALGLPLPRDLGGEGFDLVSTARAYEGLGFALRDGGVLLAAGAHLFGVALALLRVGSDAQKRAILPELASGKTIATVAATEIDAGSDIASVRATAERAPGGFRLRGEKRYVTWGDRAGLFLVVAREGAERRGLVTLLVRGDAEGIRRGEPLATAGLRGARLGPVAFEDVFVPEDAVLGKPGAGLAIFQIAMTFERALVLAFRLGALERAIEEGVRFCRTRTLGEVPIARHQAVSHRLARMKMRLEASRLLVYRAAWALDRGERAQAEAALAKWHLGETAVASSLDDIALRGGAGFLEESGLPAALDDAIGGSIHSGTSDVLAGFVARWMGV; encoded by the coding sequence ATGGACTTCGGTTTCAGCCCCGAGCAAGAAGCGCTCTACACGCGCATGCGCGCGCTCGGCGCGACGGTCGATGCAGCCGATCCGGACCAAAGGCTCCCGCTCCTCGCCGAGGGAGGCGCGCTCGGGCTGCCCCTGCCGCGCGATCTGGGCGGTGAAGGCTTCGATCTCGTCTCGACCGCGCGCGCTTACGAGGGCCTCGGGTTCGCCCTGCGGGATGGGGGCGTCCTGCTCGCCGCGGGCGCTCACCTCTTCGGCGTGGCCCTCGCCCTCCTGCGCGTGGGCTCCGACGCACAGAAGCGCGCAATCCTGCCCGAGCTCGCCTCGGGAAAGACGATCGCCACGGTCGCCGCCACCGAGATCGACGCGGGATCCGATATCGCCTCCGTGCGCGCAACGGCCGAGCGCGCGCCGGGCGGATTCAGGCTCCGCGGGGAAAAACGCTACGTGACCTGGGGCGATCGCGCCGGGCTCTTCCTCGTCGTGGCGCGCGAGGGCGCCGAGCGAAGGGGGCTCGTGACCTTGCTCGTTCGGGGCGACGCCGAGGGCATTCGGCGCGGGGAGCCGCTCGCGACCGCGGGGCTGCGGGGCGCGCGCCTCGGCCCGGTCGCGTTCGAGGACGTCTTCGTGCCCGAGGACGCCGTGCTCGGAAAGCCGGGCGCGGGGCTCGCCATTTTTCAGATCGCGATGACGTTCGAGCGGGCGCTCGTGCTGGCTTTCCGGCTCGGCGCGCTCGAGCGCGCGATCGAGGAGGGCGTGCGCTTCTGTCGCACGCGCACGCTGGGCGAGGTGCCGATCGCGCGGCATCAGGCCGTCTCGCACCGGCTCGCGCGCATGAAGATGCGGCTCGAGGCTTCGCGGCTGCTCGTCTACCGGGCCGCGTGGGCGCTCGATCGGGGCGAGCGCGCGCAGGCGGAGGCCGCGCTCGCGAAATGGCACCTCGGCGAGACCGCCGTCGCCTCCTCGCTCGACGACATCGCGCTGCGCGGCGGCGCGGGCTTCCTCGAGGAAAGCGGCCTGCCCGCCGCCCTCGACGACGCGATCGGCGGCTCCATCCATTCGGGCACGAGCGACGTGCTCGCGGGGTTCGTCGCCCGCTGGATGGGGGTTTGA
- a CDS encoding glutathione S-transferase N-terminal domain-containing protein — protein MIDLHYWPTPNGHKVSIMLEELGVPYKVIPVNIGRGDQFKPEFLAISPNNRMPAIVDHEPVGGGAPISIFESGAILLYLAEKTGKFLPQETRAKYEVVQWLMWQMGGLGPMSGQAGHFLNYAPEKIQYGIDRYTKEVNRLYGVMDKRLADREYLAGEYSIADMASWPWVRPSAFQQDIEQFPHLKRWLEAVGARPAVQRGKDVGKDWRNNQPMDDEAKKLLFGQTAQSVKEAVKP, from the coding sequence ATGATCGATCTTCATTACTGGCCCACGCCGAACGGCCACAAGGTGAGCATCATGCTCGAGGAGCTGGGGGTGCCTTATAAGGTGATCCCGGTGAACATCGGGCGGGGTGATCAGTTCAAGCCCGAGTTCCTCGCGATAAGCCCGAACAACCGCATGCCTGCGATCGTCGACCACGAGCCTGTGGGCGGCGGCGCGCCGATCAGCATCTTCGAGTCGGGCGCGATCCTGCTGTACCTGGCCGAGAAGACCGGAAAATTCCTGCCGCAGGAGACGCGAGCCAAGTACGAGGTCGTCCAGTGGCTCATGTGGCAGATGGGCGGCCTCGGGCCCATGTCCGGCCAGGCGGGTCATTTCTTGAATTATGCCCCGGAGAAGATCCAGTACGGGATCGACCGCTACACGAAGGAAGTGAACCGCCTTTATGGCGTGATGGACAAGCGGCTCGCGGATCGCGAGTACCTCGCGGGCGAGTATTCGATCGCCGACATGGCGTCGTGGCCGTGGGTGAGGCCGAGCGCGTTCCAGCAGGACATCGAGCAATTCCCGCACCTCAAGCGCTGGCTCGAGGCCGTCGGAGCGCGGCCCGCCGTGCAGCGCGGCAAGGACGTCGGCAAGGACTGGCGGAACAACCAGCCGATGGACGACGAGGCGAAGAAGCTGCTCTTCGGGCAGACGGCGCAGTCGGTGAAGGAAGCGGTCAAACCCTGA
- a CDS encoding AMP-binding protein, whose product MSGTGASFRLSSALFEARGDRPALIGQGATTSYLELGRSAQAVADKLAALGVGPGDSVALVSVGRAHDEAVGLCGILFRGAVVVPLDATAPPARLASIASARGVRALVVDEAAVALADAMDGAGEPFSRVVLDGDGQIASAVGAPASVRYVPRDPLVACILHTSGSTGTPKPVPITWAGLDAFTSWAVALVQLSPQDRVLRVAELVFDLAWFDHIGCFRTGATLCTMGRRDLASGRALRDAMANLAPTVVYGVPSMFMKLASALPEGGQMTPAPRVVFFAGEVFPPRELKAFAEHLPPETRLFNLYGPTETNVCTYHEVQRTALDGERETPIGRPCPYALCKLVAEDGSLIRGPGVGELVVEGETTLEGGPYATRDRVERRADGLFYFRGRIDRMVKIRGYRVEPGEVEAALCTHPAVQQAAVIAHEDARLGKMLRGFVAAREGTDGATERDLRMYLAERLPPYMVPERITLLGDLPRTTTGKIDYAALG is encoded by the coding sequence GTGAGCGGGACGGGCGCTTCATTTCGGCTCTCGTCCGCCCTCTTCGAGGCGCGCGGCGACAGGCCGGCGTTGATCGGACAGGGCGCGACGACGAGCTACCTCGAGCTCGGCCGCAGCGCCCAGGCCGTGGCAGACAAGCTGGCGGCGCTCGGGGTGGGTCCGGGCGATTCGGTCGCCCTCGTCTCGGTTGGCCGCGCCCACGACGAGGCGGTGGGCCTGTGCGGCATTCTGTTCCGCGGCGCCGTGGTGGTGCCGCTCGACGCGACGGCGCCGCCCGCGCGCCTCGCCAGCATCGCGTCCGCCCGCGGGGTTCGCGCATTGGTGGTGGACGAGGCGGCCGTCGCGCTCGCTGACGCAATGGATGGCGCCGGCGAGCCCTTCAGCCGCGTGGTGCTCGACGGCGACGGGCAGATCGCGAGCGCCGTGGGGGCGCCGGCGAGCGTGCGTTACGTGCCGCGCGATCCGCTCGTCGCCTGCATCCTGCACACCTCGGGCAGCACGGGCACGCCGAAGCCCGTGCCGATCACGTGGGCCGGGCTCGACGCATTCACGAGCTGGGCCGTGGCGCTCGTTCAACTGTCGCCGCAAGACCGCGTCCTGCGCGTCGCCGAGCTCGTCTTCGACCTCGCCTGGTTCGATCACATCGGCTGCTTTCGCACGGGCGCCACGCTCTGCACGATGGGCCGGCGCGACCTCGCCTCGGGCCGCGCGCTGCGCGACGCAATGGCCAATCTCGCGCCCACGGTGGTCTACGGCGTGCCCTCGATGTTCATGAAGCTCGCCTCCGCGCTGCCGGAAGGCGGACAGATGACGCCCGCGCCGCGCGTCGTTTTCTTCGCCGGCGAGGTCTTCCCCCCGCGCGAGCTCAAGGCATTCGCCGAGCACCTCCCCCCGGAGACGCGCCTTTTCAATCTGTACGGCCCGACCGAGACGAACGTCTGCACCTATCACGAGGTCCAACGCACGGCGCTCGACGGCGAGCGCGAGACGCCCATCGGCCGGCCCTGTCCTTACGCGCTCTGCAAGCTCGTCGCCGAGGACGGCAGCCTCATCCGGGGTCCAGGCGTGGGCGAGCTGGTGGTCGAGGGCGAGACGACGCTGGAAGGCGGGCCCTATGCGACGCGCGATCGGGTCGAGCGCCGCGCGGACGGCCTTTTCTATTTCCGCGGGCGGATCGACCGGATGGTGAAGATCCGCGGCTATCGCGTGGAGCCAGGCGAGGTCGAGGCTGCGCTCTGTACGCACCCGGCCGTGCAGCAGGCGGCCGTGATTGCGCACGAGGATGCGCGGCTCGGCAAGATGCTGCGGGGGTTCGTCGCGGCACGAGAGGGCACGGATGGGGCCACCGAGCGCGATTTGCGGATGTATCTGGCGGAGCGCCTGCCGCCTTATATGGTGCCGGAGCGGATCACGCTGCTCGGCGATCTTCCCCGCACGACGACGGGGAAGATCGATTACGCCGCGCTCGGCTGA
- a CDS encoding acyl carrier protein — translation MATTLEEVQKVLGKHIESEILLRRAPLAPEEDLFAAGFDSLSLSRVLVFVEERFGVTIPDEDVVVDEVSTLATMARFVHNRIEKKA, via the coding sequence ATGGCCACGACGCTCGAGGAGGTCCAGAAGGTCCTCGGCAAGCACATCGAGAGCGAGATCCTCCTGCGCCGGGCGCCGCTCGCGCCCGAGGAGGATCTCTTTGCCGCGGGGTTCGATTCGCTCTCGCTATCGCGCGTCCTCGTGTTCGTCGAGGAGCGCTTCGGGGTCACGATCCCGGACGAGGACGTCGTCGTCGACGAGGTCTCGACCCTCGCGACGATGGCGCGCTTCGTCCATAATCGAATCGAGAAAAAAGCGTGA
- a CDS encoding cystathionine beta-synthase — protein MMRGALSDITKAVGHTPIVKLNKVTEGLESEIYVKCEYLNPGGSHKDRVALNMIKDAEAAGLKPGGTIVEATSGNTGAALAMLAAVKGYKCVFVMPDKMSQEKIDTLRAFGARVVVCPTAVEPEDPRSYYQVAKRIANETQNVFYANQYHNPSNPGAHYLSTGPEIWEQVGDDLDVFVAGMGTGGTISGSGKFLKEKKPGIKLVGVDPIGSLYYDFVKSGRVTKPFSYKVEGIGEDFFPSTMNLKILDDIVRVDDKECFLMTRDLVRLEGLFVGGSGGAAVAGAVKYARGSGKKENILVLLPDAASKYLGKIFNDNWMRENGFLEEEKGLGTVKELLAGKPTGEVVTATPRDKVGDVVGMLKTHGISQIPVVEGGKLRGLVHEVDLLRHLVQGVGTLDSTIGDLIEGDYATVTTSTKIELLKGSLSDARVAIVTEGEKVVGIISKIDLIDYLARRAAEAAV, from the coding sequence ATGATGCGAGGCGCCCTCAGCGACATCACCAAGGCCGTCGGCCACACCCCCATCGTCAAGCTCAACAAGGTGACGGAGGGGCTCGAGAGCGAAATCTACGTCAAGTGCGAGTACTTGAACCCCGGCGGCAGCCACAAAGACCGCGTCGCCCTCAACATGATCAAGGACGCCGAGGCGGCCGGGCTCAAGCCCGGCGGCACGATCGTCGAGGCGACGAGCGGCAACACGGGCGCGGCGCTCGCGATGCTGGCCGCGGTCAAAGGCTACAAGTGCGTCTTCGTGATGCCCGACAAGATGTCGCAGGAAAAGATCGACACGCTGCGCGCGTTCGGCGCCCGCGTCGTCGTCTGCCCGACGGCCGTCGAGCCCGAGGATCCGCGCAGCTACTACCAGGTCGCCAAGCGCATCGCGAACGAGACGCAGAACGTCTTCTACGCGAACCAGTACCACAACCCCTCGAACCCGGGCGCCCACTACCTGTCGACCGGCCCCGAGATCTGGGAGCAGGTCGGCGATGATCTCGACGTGTTCGTGGCGGGCATGGGCACGGGCGGCACGATCAGCGGCTCGGGCAAGTTCCTCAAGGAGAAGAAGCCCGGCATCAAGCTCGTCGGCGTCGATCCGATCGGCTCGCTCTACTACGACTTCGTGAAGTCGGGCCGCGTCACCAAGCCCTTCAGCTACAAGGTCGAGGGCATTGGCGAGGACTTCTTCCCGAGCACGATGAACCTGAAGATCCTCGACGACATCGTGCGCGTCGACGACAAGGAGTGCTTCCTGATGACGCGCGACCTCGTGCGCCTCGAGGGCCTGTTCGTGGGCGGCTCGGGCGGCGCGGCCGTGGCCGGCGCCGTGAAATACGCGCGGGGGAGCGGCAAGAAGGAGAACATCCTGGTCCTTCTGCCGGACGCCGCGTCGAAATACCTGGGCAAGATCTTCAATGACAACTGGATGCGCGAGAATGGCTTCCTCGAGGAGGAGAAGGGCCTCGGCACCGTGAAGGAGCTGCTCGCCGGCAAGCCCACGGGCGAGGTGGTCACCGCGACCCCGCGCGACAAGGTCGGCGACGTCGTCGGCATGCTGAAGACGCACGGAATCAGCCAGATCCCGGTGGTCGAGGGAGGCAAGCTGCGCGGGCTCGTCCACGAGGTCGACCTGCTCCGACACCTGGTCCAGGGCGTGGGCACGCTCGATTCGACGATCGGCGACCTCATCGAGGGCGATTACGCGACCGTGACGACCTCGACCAAGATCGAGCTGCTCAAGGGCTCGTTGAGCGACGCGCGCGTGGCGATCGTGACCGAGGGCGAGAAGGTCGTGGGCATCATCTCGAAGATCGACCTCATCGATTACCTCGCCCGCCGCGCGGCCGAGGCAGCGGTCTAG
- a CDS encoding GFA family protein yields MPLGEPPPTPPLGPIAYQGGCHCGSVRFEVIVLDHEAVECNCSMCTKKGILHLIVPPERFRLLSGEDSVATYTFGTGVAQHYFCRVCGIHSFYRPRSHPGQYDVNVRCLDDNAMMRFRIVPFDGRHWEDNVGAHLARAP; encoded by the coding sequence ATGCCCCTCGGAGAACCCCCGCCCACGCCTCCGCTCGGCCCCATCGCCTACCAGGGCGGCTGCCATTGCGGGTCCGTGCGCTTCGAGGTCATCGTGCTCGATCACGAGGCGGTCGAGTGCAATTGCTCGATGTGCACGAAAAAGGGCATCCTCCACCTCATCGTCCCGCCCGAGCGGTTTCGACTCCTCAGCGGCGAGGATTCGGTCGCCACGTACACCTTCGGCACCGGCGTCGCCCAGCACTACTTCTGCCGCGTCTGCGGCATTCACTCGTTTTACCGCCCCCGCTCGCACCCGGGCCAATACGACGTCAATGTCCGCTGCCTCGACGACAACGCCATGATGCGCTTCCGCATCGTCCCTTTCGACGGCCGGCATTGGGAGGACAATGTAGGCGCGCACCTCGCCCGCGCTCCCTGA